Part of the Kordiimonas pumila genome is shown below.
CATCTCCGCCCATCTTCATGCCTCTCGCAAACTCGGAGCTGATACCTGTTGCGTGTTGAGGTTCCCCACTCAGCAAGACAAAAACTGTTATGGCTGCCAGCATCAGCAACAACACAAAAACAAGATAGATTGGCTTCAAAACTGGTCTCCCCTCCAGAACATGAGTGAGACTAGTGGCAGATGACTACAGTGGTCAAGCACAACTGCTTGCACATTCATCAAATGTTGAATTTCAAACCGAGGTTATGATGGGAAGCACATCAGGCGTTGCTATATTCCGCCATAGAACTTGCAAGTATTTCAAGATGTTCCTGAATTGCTATTTCAGCATACGCTATTGCCGTGCGGTATAACATCGGAGCTTCGTCCATAGCTGAAAAGTCGATATTATGATGTTTGGTGCCACGATGAATTCGCCACATAGTTTCAGTTTTAAAAACATACAAAGGGTCAGATTCAGTGGTGATGATAAAGTAGGGTATAGGTGATGTAATCTGGGTTGTCCGTGAATATCGTGGGTAAACAAAGGTACAGTTAGAAAAATCCTCAGGTCCTATCAACCCGCCGATGATACAGTCCGTAAAACTTGTATCAATAACGGATGCACCTTTAATATCTGTATACGTCAAGTTACAGGAAATAAACTCACAGCCATCAATATCACACGCCCGAAAATGGGCACCAGAGAAGTCGCACTTAAAAAAGATCGCACTTGTCATCATAAGCAAATGGAACTGAGTTTCACTAAAGTCACAATTCACAAAAATAGTATCAGACCAATTCAAGATCGCCTTAATTTTCAAGGCGCTAATGCTTTCTTGTGCGAACTGTTCACCCATTACCAGCTTATGATCTGGAAACATACTTGTTAAAGTTTTCAAATCCATTTTTAAATACGACCCCGCTACGCATCACCCATGCAAACTAGAGGATAATGGCCTTTGCTAGTGTCTCCGTAAAGAATTGATTAAAATTTTAGTTAAAATTTAATCAATAGCATAAAACATACATAATCAATTGATATTACTACACTTTTAAATACAACCGTGATCTGGAAAAACAATAAATCAACAGACTTTTTTACAGTTTTATTGCTTTATAATGCCTCTTTTTCCTCTGAGATGAATGTATTCATCCTTTAAGGCAATAGTGTGTCATGCACTTTTCACCCTTCATCACTCATGCCATCCCTCGCAAAAGCACGGGTAGCCTCTACCGCATGTCGCCACCGTGTCAGTTCTTTAGCTTTACTCGCCGCCGGTTTAAAAAGCCTGTCCTGTTGCCATATTTTTGCGACCTCTGACAAAGAGCCATATAACCCCGCTGATAACCCAGCAAGCATAGCCGCACCCAGAGCCGTTGTTTCCATAATTACAGGTCTTGAAACTGGCAATTGCAAAACATCAGCAAGGAACTGCACCAGCCAGTCGTTTCCAACCATACCACCATCAACCCTAAGGTCAGCCGGGTGCGTACCATCAGCGGCCATAGCCTCTAAAAGGTCTGCTGTTTGAAAACAAATAGATTCGAGTGTGGCCCTAACAATTTCTGCCTTGCCTGTGGCGCGAGTCATACCAAACAGGCTGGCTCGCGCCTCCGGGTCCCAGTAGGGCGCGCCTAACCCAGTAAAAGCTGGCACCATATAAACACCGTTGTTTGACTTCAAACTTGCTGCCAGGTCTTCCGTTTCTGCCGCGCTCTGAACAATTTTCAAGCCGTCCCTTAACCACTGCACAGCGGCACCCGCTATAAAAATAGAGCCTTCAAGGGCATATGTTGGTTTTCCGCCCAGTCGAAACGCGGTCGTTGTAAGCAAACGGTTTTTGGAAAATAGCGGCTCAGATCCTGTATTAAGTATAGCAAAGCACCCTGTTCCATAGGTGCTTTTAATAGTGCCTTTATCAAAACAGCACTGGCCAAATGCCGCAGCTTGCTGGTCGCCCGCAACGCCCATAATAGGAATTTCTCGGTTTAAAATACCCTCCGCTGTTACGCCGTATTGTGCCGCACAGTCGAGCACTTCTGGCACCATCGAAGCTGGCACCTTAAAAAGTGAAAGCAATTCCTGGTCCCAGCACTGAGTTGTTATATTAAACAGGTTTGTTCGGCTTGCATTTGTGGCATCCGTCACGTGCTGTGTGCCCCCGGTTAGGTGCCATATGAGAAAGCTGTCTACTGTTCCAAAAGCAAGCTCACCGTTATCAGCCCGCACACGGGCACCTTCAACATTATCTAGAATCCAGGTAATTTTACTGGCTGAAAAATAAGGGTCCAGTAGCAGCCCTGACTTTTGCTGAACGCTTTCTTCTGCCCCGGCATCAGACTTTAGGCGCCTGCATTCAGCCGCTGTGCGGCGGTCTTGCCAGACGATTGCATTATAAACTGGCTCACCCGTTTTTTTATCCCAAACAAGGGTGGTTTCACGCTGGTTTGTAATACCGATAGCTTCAACACTAAACCCTTTTCCCTCAGCTTCCTGAAAAGCCTGCTGCGCTGTTGCAAGGCTGGTTTTCCATATATCAGCAGGGTCATGCTCTACCCAGCCATCGTGAGGATATATTTGTCTAAACTCTTGCTGCGCCACAGCAATAACAGAGCCGTCAAGGCCAAAAACCATTGCCCGACTACTGGTTGTTCCTTGGTCCATTGCTAGAATACAGCACTTTTTCAGCATGTCATGCTCCCCTTTCGCAGCAAAATAAGCTTGCGATTATTCAAACATTTCGTTCTGATGCTTGCAACAACCTATCACAGGATAGACAAGGGGATAACAATGCGCAAAAAAAATAATCCAATATCAAACCTGCTGGCACTCAGCGTGTTTCTAGCAAGCTATGCTGTTCAAGCTGATACCACGCCTGTTATCAACCCCGATGATATTCTCGCGCTTAAAGTGCCCCTAAACCCTGCGCTAAGCCCAGATGGTAAATGGATTGCCTATCAGGTGCGCACCAACGATATGGAAAAAGACAAACGCACCAATCAGCTTTGGATTACGTCATCTGACGGTAAAACCAGCCTTCCTATGACCGCAAATGATTATTCTGCCAACACACCGCGCTGGTCACCTGACGGTACATGGCTTGCCTTTATGGCAGCAAAAGGCGGCGATGATGCCACAGACCAAGTTTGGGTGCTAGATATGCGCGGCGGTGAAGCACAACAATATACTAATGTGAAACAAGGCGTGTCTGATTTTTCTTGGGCACCCGACAGCACAAAAATGCTGCTTATTGTGCAAGACATGAGCGACGCAGAAAAAGAGCAACTAGAGAACCCGGATGAAGAAGAAAAACCCCGCCCATGGGTTATAGACCGGCTTCAGTTTAAAGAAGACTATGTAGGTTACCTAGACCGGACCCGGACCCACATTTATATACAAAATGGTATGATGGCACCAGCTGAACAGGTCACTTTCGGTGATTATGATGACAGTGAAGCATTATGGTCGCCAGATGGTAGCGAGATTGCCTTTGTCAGCAACCGCACAGAGGAACCTGATAGCAATACAAACAGCGATATTTGGGTTGTTTCAGCAACACCCTCTGGCGCGCCTGCAGAGCTGCGTCAAATCACCTCTAATCCGGGCGCAGACCATAGCCCAGCGTGGAGCCATGACGGCAAAACCATAGCCCATGTTTCCGTAACGGCTGTTAACAAAATCTGGTATGCCACCAACCATCTTGCAATCACCCCCGCAACGGGTGGGGAGCTTCAGATTCTAACGGCCGGCCTTGACCGCAATATTAACAGCCCCGCTTTCACACAAGACGATAAAGGCATTGTTTTTTCCCTTGAAGATAGCGCCGAGCAACAACTTGCTAGCCTCACGCTAAAGTCTGGTAAAATAAACCGGCTGGTTAAAGGCGACCTCGCGATAAGCAGCTTTGACTATAACACTAAAAACGGCACAGCCCTGCTTATTTCCAAGCCCGACCTACCAGATGAAGTGTTTTTCTATAAAAATAACACTCTTAAACAGGTAACAAACCTTAACAAAAACTTGTTGGCCAACAAACCCCTAGCCAGCGTTAAAAATATTACGTTTCCATCAAGTGATGGAACAGAAATAGAAGGATTTATATTCCTGCCCCCCTCCTATGAAGCGGGTAAAAAATACCCGACGTTACTGCGCATACACGGTGGCCCGGTTTCCCAGTATGATTTTTCCTTCAATTATGAAGCGCAGCTACTCGCTGCACAGGGTTATGTTGTGGTGATCTCTAATCCGCGGGGTTCTTCTGGCTACGGCGAGGATTTTTCCGCCGTCCTGC
Proteins encoded:
- a CDS encoding pentapeptide repeat-containing protein; translated protein: MDLKTLTSMFPDHKLVMGEQFAQESISALKIKAILNWSDTIFVNCDFSETQFHLLMMTSAIFFKCDFSGAHFRACDIDGCEFISCNLTYTDIKGASVIDTSFTDCIIGGLIGPEDFSNCTFVYPRYSRTTQITSPIPYFIITTESDPLYVFKTETMWRIHRGTKHHNIDFSAMDEAPMLYRTAIAYAEIAIQEHLEILASSMAEYSNA
- the glpK gene encoding glycerol kinase GlpK, encoding MLKKCCILAMDQGTTSSRAMVFGLDGSVIAVAQQEFRQIYPHDGWVEHDPADIWKTSLATAQQAFQEAEGKGFSVEAIGITNQRETTLVWDKKTGEPVYNAIVWQDRRTAAECRRLKSDAGAEESVQQKSGLLLDPYFSASKITWILDNVEGARVRADNGELAFGTVDSFLIWHLTGGTQHVTDATNASRTNLFNITTQCWDQELLSLFKVPASMVPEVLDCAAQYGVTAEGILNREIPIMGVAGDQQAAAFGQCCFDKGTIKSTYGTGCFAILNTGSEPLFSKNRLLTTTAFRLGGKPTYALEGSIFIAGAAVQWLRDGLKIVQSAAETEDLAASLKSNNGVYMVPAFTGLGAPYWDPEARASLFGMTRATGKAEIVRATLESICFQTADLLEAMAADGTHPADLRVDGGMVGNDWLVQFLADVLQLPVSRPVIMETTALGAAMLAGLSAGLYGSLSEVAKIWQQDRLFKPAASKAKELTRWRHAVEATRAFARDGMSDEG
- a CDS encoding S9 family peptidase, which translates into the protein MRKKNNPISNLLALSVFLASYAVQADTTPVINPDDILALKVPLNPALSPDGKWIAYQVRTNDMEKDKRTNQLWITSSDGKTSLPMTANDYSANTPRWSPDGTWLAFMAAKGGDDATDQVWVLDMRGGEAQQYTNVKQGVSDFSWAPDSTKMLLIVQDMSDAEKEQLENPDEEEKPRPWVIDRLQFKEDYVGYLDRTRTHIYIQNGMMAPAEQVTFGDYDDSEALWSPDGSEIAFVSNRTEEPDSNTNSDIWVVSATPSGAPAELRQITSNPGADHSPAWSHDGKTIAHVSVTAVNKIWYATNHLAITPATGGELQILTAGLDRNINSPAFTQDDKGIVFSLEDSAEQQLASLTLKSGKINRLVKGDLAISSFDYNTKNGTALLISKPDLPDEVFFYKNNTLKQVTNLNKNLLANKPLASVKNITFPSSDGTEIEGFIFLPPSYEAGKKYPTLLRIHGGPVSQYDFSFNYEAQLLAAQGYVVVISNPRGSSGYGEDFSAVLLADWGNKDFEDVNAAIDYAIKEGYTDPDKMGVGGWSYGGILTNYVITKTGRFKGAISGASEVNHTANYGHDIYQALWEAELGLPWENKDAWERINPFNNLGHITTPTLVMGGKEDWNVPILNSEQLYQALKRIGVPTQLVVYPGESHGFTRPSFIKDKYERYIDWYNKYVKGGE